A genomic stretch from Aedes albopictus strain Foshan chromosome 2, AalbF5, whole genome shotgun sequence includes:
- the LOC109410191 gene encoding putative RNA-binding protein Luc7-like 2 isoform X2 yields MDLGECPKVHDLALRADYENASKSKDYYYDVDSMEHLQAFIADCDRRTEAAKKRLAETQEELTAEVAAKANAVHELAEEIGKKLAKAEALGEAGQVEESMKLMSEIDELRARKTKAEHEYRSAIPASSYQQQKLRVCEVCSAYLGIHDNDVRLADHFGGKLHLGFLAIREKLIELEKTAGPRQKELRKNGRRDGGFDDDRPRSRFVGSRELDRRSRALVRDKDRDRRDNRGERKRSSERTERSERTERSDRSERSERRRSKSRERRSRSRDRHSRERDRDRRDRDRDRGDRDRRRRSRSRERSRR; encoded by the exons ATGGACCTCGGAGAATGCCCCAAAGTGCACGATCTTGCCCTGCGAGCTGATTATGAAAATGCTTCCAAGAGCAAGGACTACTACTACGATGTGGAC TCCATGGAACACCTGCAGGCATTCATCGCGGATTGCGACCGGCGAACGGAGGCGGCGAAGAAACGGCTggcggaaacccaggaggaactgACGGCGGAAGTGGCAGCCAAGGCCAACGCCGTGCACGAACTGGCGGAggaaatcggtaagaaacttgCTAAGGCAGAAGCTCTAGGTGAGGCAGGTCAGGTCGAGGAAAGTATGAAGCTGATGTCGGAGATCGACGAACTGCGGGCGAGGAAGACCAAGGCCGAGCACGAGTACCGGAGTGCCATTCCGGCCAGCAGCTACCAGCAGCAGAAGCTGCGAGTCTGCGAAGTGTGCTCGGCCTACCTGGGAATCCACGACAACGACGTTCGGTTAGCGGATCATTTCGGCGGTAAGCTGCATCTAGGATTTCTTGCAATTCGCGAAAAGTTAATTGAGCTGGAGAAAACTGCCGGTCCGAGGCAGAAGGAGCTGCGCAAAAATGGCCGTCGCGATGGTGGCTTCGATGATGATCGTCCTCGATCGCGGTTCGTCGGCAGTCGCGAGCTGGACAGAAGATCAAGGGCTCTTGTTCGCGATAAGGATCGTGATCGACGTGATAA TCGTGGCGAACGCAAACGATCGTCTGAGCGAACCGAGCGATCGGAACGAACGGAGCGATCGGACCGATCAGAACGATCGGAACGTCGTCGATCGAAAAGCCGTGAACGGCGTTCGCGTAGTCGCGATCGTCACTCACGCGAACGGGACCGTGACCGGCGGGATCGCGATCGCGACCGCGGTGATCgtgaccgtcgtcgtcgttcgcgCTCCAGGGAGAGATCTAGACGGTAA
- the LOC115254020 gene encoding uncharacterized protein LOC115254020, with protein sequence MQPDDLSMPRGDNKIKEKLNLHVKKRIQETAKTSTKAEPLTPPPPPSSAGPSTSAAAPPPVPGPSSGPKTKKQKTKHSPVALTASTATTSSSFNLAGGSSGSGKPPTAEHLMLSPGALGGGNSNDTTNSSFNSVDLDPDANLSNDGPSADKSSPGGSGNKATSKPDIFTMILNEKKSSLMRDPEVIKFLRDLMEKRDKP encoded by the coding sequence ATGCAACCGGACGATCTCTCGATGCCTCGCGGAGACAACAAAATCAAGGAAAAGTTAAATCTCCACGTGAAAAAACGCATCCAGGAAACGGCTAAAACTTCAACAAAAGCAGAACCTCTCACTCCCCCGCCACCACCTTCCTCAGCGGGTCCATCAACGTCGGCTGCAGCGCCACCCCCTGTGCCAGGGCCGTCTTCAGGACCAAAGACTAAAAAGCAAAAGACAAAGCACTCACCAGTGGCACTTACCGCCAGTACTGCCACCACCAGTTCATCGTTCAACCTCGCGGGCGGAAGTTCCGGCAGCGGCAAACCGCCCACCGCGGAACATCTGATGCTCTCGCCCGGGGCGCTTGGCGGTGGCAACAGTAACGATACCACCAACAGTAGCTTCAATTCCGTCGATTTGGATCCGGATGCAAACCTGTCGAACGACGGTCCCTCGGCGGACAAATCCAGTCCGGGTGGATCCGGTAACAAGGCTACGTCGAAACCGgatatttttacgatgattttgAACGAGAAGAAGAGCTCGCTAATGCGAGATCCAGAGGTAATCAAATTTTTACGAGACTTAATGGAAAAGCGAGATAAGCCCTAG
- the LOC109410191 gene encoding putative RNA-binding protein Luc7-like 2 isoform X1 gives MSAHDQMRAMLDQLMGTARNGESNRYSTKFYDNKVCKSFLLGCCPHEILASTRMDLGECPKVHDLALRADYENASKSKDYYYDVDSMEHLQAFIADCDRRTEAAKKRLAETQEELTAEVAAKANAVHELAEEIGKKLAKAEALGEAGQVEESMKLMSEIDELRARKTKAEHEYRSAIPASSYQQQKLRVCEVCSAYLGIHDNDVRLADHFGGKLHLGFLAIREKLIELEKTAGPRQKELRKNGRRDGGFDDDRPRSRFVGSRELDRRSRALVRDKDRDRRDNRGERKRSSERTERSERTERSDRSERSERRRSKSRERRSRSRDRHSRERDRDRRDRDRDRGDRDRRRRSRSRERSRR, from the exons ATGTCGGCTCACGATCAAATGCGGGCTATGCTGGATCAGCTCATGGGAACGGCCAGAAATG GTGAATCCAACCGGTACTCGACCAAGTTCTACGACAACAAAGTATGTAAAAGTTTTTTGTTAGGCTGCTGTCCACATGAGATCCTTGCTTCCACG CGTATGGACCTCGGAGAATGCCCCAAAGTGCACGATCTTGCCCTGCGAGCTGATTATGAAAATGCTTCCAAGAGCAAGGACTACTACTACGATGTGGAC TCCATGGAACACCTGCAGGCATTCATCGCGGATTGCGACCGGCGAACGGAGGCGGCGAAGAAACGGCTggcggaaacccaggaggaactgACGGCGGAAGTGGCAGCCAAGGCCAACGCCGTGCACGAACTGGCGGAggaaatcggtaagaaacttgCTAAGGCAGAAGCTCTAGGTGAGGCAGGTCAGGTCGAGGAAAGTATGAAGCTGATGTCGGAGATCGACGAACTGCGGGCGAGGAAGACCAAGGCCGAGCACGAGTACCGGAGTGCCATTCCGGCCAGCAGCTACCAGCAGCAGAAGCTGCGAGTCTGCGAAGTGTGCTCGGCCTACCTGGGAATCCACGACAACGACGTTCGGTTAGCGGATCATTTCGGCGGTAAGCTGCATCTAGGATTTCTTGCAATTCGCGAAAAGTTAATTGAGCTGGAGAAAACTGCCGGTCCGAGGCAGAAGGAGCTGCGCAAAAATGGCCGTCGCGATGGTGGCTTCGATGATGATCGTCCTCGATCGCGGTTCGTCGGCAGTCGCGAGCTGGACAGAAGATCAAGGGCTCTTGTTCGCGATAAGGATCGTGATCGACGTGATAA TCGTGGCGAACGCAAACGATCGTCTGAGCGAACCGAGCGATCGGAACGAACGGAGCGATCGGACCGATCAGAACGATCGGAACGTCGTCGATCGAAAAGCCGTGAACGGCGTTCGCGTAGTCGCGATCGTCACTCACGCGAACGGGACCGTGACCGGCGGGATCGCGATCGCGACCGCGGTGATCgtgaccgtcgtcgtcgttcgcgCTCCAGGGAGAGATCTAGACGGTAA
- the LOC115258629 gene encoding vacuolar fusion protein MON1 homolog A has protein sequence MSEAQSADIGGESDRCCEPGSCQESMLITTDSIEEFSQEISISLAEDGSDQNGTTTVKEAVSEGEGTAAEMTGGNIVKIQDGLTVADKESEGAVSKSSSFSSAKSRDMSASCTSLGDDGSAAEEAADAEDYLHDPKFLAKKKHVFILSSAGKPIYTMHGNEHKLATLFGVMQALVSFVQSNNDSIKSIHAMGVKFVFLVKSPLILVAISRTSHSVQQVQLQLTDVYNQILSTLTLTSMQKTFERQKNFDLRRLLAGSERLIDHLLINDKCDHKLVSNNPFSFMTHSVRILPLQPSIRDNIIGAIQNNCSKIKNLVFAVLIANNKLIALVRMKKYFIHPADLRLIFNLIECSESFKSAESWTPICLPKFDSSGFLHAHVSYLAEDCQACLLLLSIEKEVFFVLSEAKRKITDKLRRSNCLEAINEAMNNKGVRLQSIGIPEIRHFIYKSKSNAQLLCSEPTVPYSSIGQFKRLEGMYFELHHRIHNSGRPVKLIYEMKEKEILLAWVTQAYELFAAFEPTVHRNDVINLVNKLLKWIKKEENSLFILSAPTF, from the exons ATGAGCGAAGCGCAATCCGCGGACATCGGTGGAGAATCGGATCGCTGCTGCGAGCCGGGCAGTTGCCAGGAAAGTATGCTCATCACCACGGACTCGATCGAAgagttctcccaggaaatcaGCATCAGTTTGGCGGAAGACGGATCGGATCAGAACGGAACGACGACGGTGAAAGAGGCTGTGAGTGAGGGGGAGGGAACGGCGGCAGAAATGACCGGGGGCAACATTGTGAAGATTCAAGATGGATTGACGGTCGCTGATAAGGAAAGTGAGGGTGCGGTGAGCAAATCCAGTTCGTTTAGCAGTGCTAAGAGCCGAGATATGTCGGCTTCCTGCACGAGCCTGGGGGATGACGGAAGCGCAGCTGAGGAGGCCGCCGACGCTGAGGACTATCTGCATGATCCGAAGTTTCTGGCGAAGAAGAAGCATGTATTCATCTTGAGTTCGGCCGGGAAACCGATCTACACTATGCACGGGAACGAGCACAAGCTGGCGACTCTGTTCGGGGTGATGCAAGCGCTTGTCAGCTTCGTGCAGAGTAATAACGATTCGATCAAATCGATCCACGCAATGGGAGTCAAGTTTGTGTTTCTGGTAAAATCGCCTCTCATATTGGTGGCCATCTCGAGGACAAGCCACAGCGTACAACAGGTGCAGCTGCAGCTGAC GGATGTCTACAATCAGATCCTGTCGACGTTGACGCTGACCAGTATGCAGAAGACCTTCGAAAGGCAAAAGAATTTTGATTTGCGTCGACTGTTGGCCGGCAGCGAACGCCTAATCGATCACCTGCTGATCAACGACAAATGCGACCACAAGCTAGTCAGCAACAACCCGTTCAGTTTCATGACCCACTCCGTGAGAATCCTTCCGCTGCAGCCGAGCATCCGGGACAACATCATCGGAGCCATTCAGAACAACTGTTCCAAAATAAAGAACCTGGTGTTTGCCGTGCTGATCGCGAATAACAAACTGATCGCGCTGGTTCGTATGAAGAAGTACTTTATCCATCCGGCGGACCTGAGGCTCATATTCAATCTGATCGAATGTTCGGAAAGTTTCAAGTCGGCCGAAAGCTGGACGCCCATCTGTCTGCCCAAGTTCGATTCGAGTGGGTTCCTGCATGCGCACGTGTCCTATCTGGCGGAGGATTGCCAGGCCTGTTTGCTGCTGTTGTCGATCGAGAAGGAGGTATTCTTCGTGCTGTCTGAGGCCAAGCGTAAGATCACAGAT AAACTGCGTCGATCCAACTGTTTGGAAGCCATTAACGAAGCAATGAACAACAAAGGTGTCAGGTTGCAAAGTATAGGTATTCCAGAGATTCGGCATTTTATCTACAAAAGCAAATCGAACGCACAGCTACTGTGCTCCGAGCCGACCGTTCCCTATTCGAGCATTGGGCAGTTCAAGCGGTTAGAGGGTATGTACTTTGAGCTGCACCATCGGATACACAACTCCGGGCGGCCGGTCAAACTTATCTACGAGATGAAGGAGAAGGAGATACTGCTGGCGTGG